In Leptospira stimsonii, a single window of DNA contains:
- the secY gene encoding preprotein translocase subunit SecY — protein sequence MLNTFKNIFRIPELRQKIIFTLSMLLLFRMGTHITIPGINPVVVAGIANDPSSEGLLGMVDLFAGGALLKFSIFALGIMPYISSSIVMQLFMVLVPSLQKLQKEGEEGRKKIGQYTKYGTVILCAIQSLAVIQLAKGWSTGTELEPARYPGLINSSVIPYFYLIGILSITTGTVLLIWLGEQITERGIGNGISLLIFAGIIGRLPESMVQLFSTDTMDALNVLILLILFILLISLTVLLTQGVRKVPLQYGKQMVGRKMVQAKSQSIPFKVNGANVMPIIFASSLILFPQTIIQWLSSSSEQWAGWAIIMDFFNPFSQIWYHALFYFIIYTSLIVFFAYFYTAIQFNPTELAENLKKYGGFIPGIRPGSHTKEYIEKVLNRITLPGAMFLAGLALAPYIIIKFLDLSSNSGGGSLVYTFGGTSLLIMVGVALETLKQIESQLLMRNYEGFMKKSKIKGRS from the coding sequence TACACACATTACGATTCCGGGTATTAACCCAGTGGTTGTTGCCGGGATCGCAAACGATCCATCTTCCGAAGGTCTTCTTGGAATGGTGGATCTTTTCGCGGGTGGAGCGCTTTTGAAATTTTCCATCTTCGCGCTTGGAATCATGCCTTACATTTCCTCGTCGATCGTGATGCAATTGTTCATGGTCCTCGTTCCTTCTCTTCAGAAACTTCAAAAAGAAGGAGAAGAAGGAAGAAAGAAAATCGGTCAGTACACGAAATATGGAACCGTAATTCTTTGTGCGATTCAATCCTTAGCAGTGATTCAACTCGCGAAGGGCTGGTCTACTGGAACCGAGCTTGAGCCAGCTAGATATCCGGGACTGATCAACTCTAGCGTTATTCCTTATTTCTATTTAATCGGTATTTTATCCATTACCACCGGAACTGTTCTTTTGATCTGGCTCGGTGAACAAATTACGGAAAGAGGAATCGGAAACGGTATTTCTCTTTTGATCTTTGCTGGTATTATCGGAAGACTTCCTGAATCTATGGTCCAACTTTTTTCCACAGATACGATGGATGCTCTGAACGTTCTTATTCTTTTGATTCTTTTTATTCTTCTCATTTCTCTTACCGTTTTGTTAACACAAGGTGTGAGAAAAGTTCCTCTTCAATATGGGAAACAGATGGTAGGAAGAAAGATGGTTCAGGCAAAAAGCCAATCCATTCCTTTCAAAGTAAACGGCGCAAACGTTATGCCGATCATCTTTGCTTCTTCTTTGATTTTATTTCCGCAGACGATCATCCAGTGGTTATCATCGAGTAGCGAACAGTGGGCGGGTTGGGCGATCATCATGGACTTTTTCAATCCATTCTCCCAGATCTGGTATCACGCATTATTCTACTTTATCATCTATACTTCTTTGATCGTATTCTTCGCATATTTTTATACTGCGATTCAGTTCAACCCGACCGAGTTGGCTGAAAACCTGAAGAAATACGGCGGGTTCATTCCAGGGATTCGTCCGGGTTCTCATACGAAAGAATATATCGAAAAAGTGTTAAACAGAATCACTCTTCCGGGTGCGATGTTCTTGGCGGGTCTGGCTCTGGCTCCTTATATCATCATCAAATTCTTAGATCTGAGTTCCAACTCAGGAGGCGGATCTTTGGTTTATACGTTCGGCGGGACTTCCCTCTTGATCATGGTCGGGGTTGCGCTGGAGACTTTGAAACAAATCGAGTCTCAACTTTTAATGAGAAATTATGAAGGCTTCATGAAGAAGTCGAAAATCAAGGGAAGGTCTTAA
- a CDS encoding adenylate kinase, protein MKNIIFMGPPGAGKGTQAKILCQNLGIPQISTGDILREAVKNQTPMGVEAKRFMDAGDLVPDSVVIGIIKDRIREADCKNGFLLDGFPRTVEQADALDSLLKGEGKSIDKAINLQVPDAELLKRLLSRAEIEGRADDNEATIKNRLDNYNKKTLPLLDYYAAQKKLSQVNGVGSLEEVTSLIQKELA, encoded by the coding sequence ATGAAGAATATTATTTTCATGGGGCCTCCCGGGGCAGGAAAAGGAACGCAGGCAAAGATTCTTTGTCAGAACCTTGGAATCCCACAGATTTCCACCGGTGATATTCTCCGCGAAGCGGTAAAGAATCAAACTCCGATGGGAGTCGAAGCAAAACGTTTTATGGATGCGGGTGATTTGGTTCCGGATTCTGTCGTAATCGGAATTATCAAAGATCGCATCCGGGAAGCGGATTGCAAGAATGGATTTTTATTGGATGGTTTTCCGAGAACCGTGGAACAAGCGGACGCTCTGGATTCTCTTTTAAAAGGGGAAGGAAAATCGATCGATAAAGCGATCAATCTTCAAGTTCCTGATGCGGAACTTTTGAAGAGACTTTTGAGTCGCGCGGAAATCGAAGGACGTGCGGACGACAACGAAGCGACGATTAAGAATCGTCTGGATAATTATAACAAGAAGACTCTTCCTCTTCTGGACTACTACGCGGCACAAAAGAAACTTTCTCAAGTGAACGGAGTCGGGTCCCTGGAAGAGGTGACTTCTTTGATTCAAAAGGAGCTAGCTTAA
- the infA gene encoding translation initiation factor IF-1, whose product MAKEEAITVDGTVLEPLPNAMFRVELENGHKVLAHISGKMRMHYIRILPGDKVTVELSPYDLSKGRITYRKK is encoded by the coding sequence GTGGCAAAGGAAGAAGCGATCACAGTCGATGGCACCGTACTTGAGCCCCTGCCCAACGCGATGTTCCGTGTAGAATTGGAAAATGGTCATAAGGTTTTGGCCCATATTTCCGGAAAGATGAGAATGCACTATATCCGGATTTTACCGGGTGATAAAGTTACGGTAGAACTCTCCCCTTACGATCTTTCTAAGGGTAGAATTACTTACCGCAAAAAGTAG
- the rpmJ gene encoding 50S ribosomal protein L36 codes for MKVRTSVKKICSSCKVIRRKGVIRVICTNPKHKQRQA; via the coding sequence ATGAAAGTAAGAACATCAGTTAAGAAAATCTGCTCTAGCTGCAAGGTTATCAGAAGAAAAGGTGTAATCCGCGTGATCTGCACCAATCCGAAACACAAACAAAGGCAAGCATAA
- the rpsM gene encoding 30S ribosomal protein S13 has product MARIAGIDLPREKRIVIGLTYIFGIGNSLSRGILKKAGVDEKIRVKDLNEAQEAAIRKAIEESAKVEGDLRSEIQLNIKRLMDIGCYRGLRHRRGLPVNGQRTRTNARTRKGGKKTVANKKKVTK; this is encoded by the coding sequence ATGGCGCGTATTGCAGGTATTGACCTTCCAAGAGAAAAAAGAATTGTTATTGGATTAACCTATATCTTCGGAATAGGAAATTCCTTATCGAGAGGAATTTTGAAAAAGGCCGGAGTAGACGAAAAGATTCGCGTAAAGGACCTAAACGAGGCTCAAGAAGCGGCGATTCGTAAGGCGATTGAAGAAAGTGCAAAAGTGGAAGGGGACCTGCGTTCCGAAATCCAACTGAACATCAAACGTTTGATGGACATTGGATGCTACAGAGGACTCAGACATAGAAGAGGTCTTCCGGTAAATGGTCAAAGAACCAGAACCAACGCCAGAACCAGAAAGGGCGGTAAGAAGACTGTAGCGAATAAGAAAAAGGTAACTAAGTAA
- the rpsK gene encoding 30S ribosomal protein S11, which yields MADDKKSKKEKKVKKKEKKVVPRGKVYITASFNNTIVTITDMAGNTISWSTSGAMGFRGSKKSTPYAAQIAAGNAAEKAMDAAGLQEVDVMVSGPGIGRESAIRSLVARGLNIKMIKDVTPLPHNGCRPRKRRRV from the coding sequence ATGGCTGACGATAAGAAATCCAAGAAAGAAAAGAAAGTTAAAAAGAAGGAAAAGAAGGTCGTTCCTCGCGGGAAAGTTTATATCACCGCTTCCTTCAATAACACGATCGTAACCATCACCGATATGGCGGGGAATACAATTTCCTGGTCCACGTCCGGTGCGATGGGATTCCGTGGATCCAAAAAATCCACTCCGTATGCGGCACAGATCGCGGCGGGAAATGCGGCCGAAAAAGCTATGGATGCGGCCGGCTTGCAAGAAGTAGACGTGATGGTTTCCGGACCCGGCATTGGCCGCGAGTCTGCAATTCGTTCTTTGGTTGCCAGAGGATTGAACATTAAGATGATTAAGGATGTGACTCCGTTGCCTCACAACGGTTGCCGTCCACGTAAGAGAAGAAGGGTCTAA
- the rpsD gene encoding 30S ribosomal protein S4: MARYRGPVVKIMRREGVDLFLKSSYTFNKDKFHRKGPPGMPTKRKGKVSEYGAQLREKQKLKRAYGLLEKQFRRYYEEASHAHGVTGEILLQLLERRLDNVLYRLGFAVTRRQARNFIAHRHILVNGDRVDIPSYRLNVGDKVEIRDKFKTSTFIADNIRLSQSLQGVPSWLSADYTNFGGDVTALPERHHIDLPVKEQVIVELYSK; this comes from the coding sequence ATGGCAAGATATAGAGGTCCTGTTGTAAAAATCATGAGAAGGGAGGGAGTCGATCTCTTCCTTAAGTCGAGCTATACTTTTAATAAAGATAAATTCCACCGCAAAGGGCCTCCTGGTATGCCAACTAAGCGGAAAGGAAAAGTGTCGGAATACGGCGCTCAGCTTCGCGAAAAACAAAAACTCAAAAGAGCATACGGTCTTTTAGAAAAACAATTCCGTAGATATTACGAAGAAGCGTCTCACGCTCACGGTGTGACCGGTGAAATTCTTCTTCAACTTTTGGAAAGAAGATTGGATAACGTTCTCTATCGTCTTGGTTTCGCGGTAACTCGTCGCCAAGCCAGAAACTTCATCGCTCACAGACATATTCTCGTGAACGGTGATAGAGTGGATATTCCTTCCTACAGACTCAACGTAGGTGATAAAGTGGAAATTCGCGACAAGTTCAAAACTTCTACCTTCATTGCAGATAACATTCGTTTATCGCAATCGTTGCAGGGAGTTCCATCTTGGTTATCGGCAGATTACACAAACTTTGGCGGGGACGTAACGGCATTGCCTGAACGCCACCATATCGATCTACCGGTTAAAGAACAGGTAATCGTAGAGCTTTACTCTAAATAA
- a CDS encoding DNA-directed RNA polymerase subunit alpha: MSLKSLLKGFKRPKKIEFNTEANTPNYGKFVAEPFERGFATTIGNSLRRTLMSSIEGAAISAIRIEGVNHEFSFIEGVAEDVTRIILNLKQVRIKYEPEEKDQSKIIHLELKGAGYFRAGDLAVDSSIEIMNPDLHIATLNEDANLIMDLEIQRGRGYVPAEEKKKDIEVLGTIPVDSIFSPVQKVVFEVSETRVAQRSDYEKLTLEVWTDGSVSPDDAVAQAAKILKEHLTVFINFEEELEEEDDELDEADEKLKASLSKHVEELELSVRSLNVLRSLEIDFIGDLVKRSEEEMSKSKHYSDQCLQELKTKLSTLGLSFGMRDF; encoded by the coding sequence TTGTCTCTCAAAAGCTTACTCAAAGGATTTAAACGTCCTAAGAAGATAGAATTCAACACGGAAGCGAACACCCCGAATTATGGGAAGTTCGTTGCAGAGCCATTTGAAAGGGGTTTTGCCACAACTATCGGTAACTCTCTCAGAAGGACCCTTATGTCCTCGATCGAGGGAGCGGCGATTTCCGCGATTCGTATCGAAGGTGTGAATCACGAGTTCTCCTTTATCGAAGGCGTTGCGGAAGACGTTACCAGAATCATTCTCAACCTGAAACAAGTTCGTATCAAATACGAGCCGGAAGAAAAAGATCAAAGTAAGATCATTCATCTGGAACTGAAAGGCGCGGGATATTTTAGAGCAGGGGATCTCGCAGTAGATTCTTCTATCGAAATTATGAATCCGGATCTTCACATCGCGACTCTCAATGAAGATGCAAATCTCATCATGGATTTGGAAATTCAAAGAGGAAGAGGATACGTTCCTGCAGAAGAAAAGAAAAAAGACATCGAAGTCCTTGGAACGATTCCTGTAGACTCGATCTTCTCTCCGGTTCAAAAAGTAGTTTTCGAAGTTTCCGAGACCCGTGTTGCTCAGAGATCCGATTACGAAAAATTGACTCTGGAAGTCTGGACGGACGGATCCGTTTCTCCGGACGACGCTGTGGCTCAAGCGGCAAAAATCTTAAAAGAGCACCTTACAGTATTTATCAATTTCGAAGAAGAACTGGAAGAGGAAGACGACGAACTGGATGAAGCTGACGAAAAACTCAAAGCTTCCTTGTCTAAACATGTGGAAGAGTTGGAACTTTCGGTTCGTTCTCTCAATGTGCTAAGAAGTCTGGAAATCGATTTTATCGGAGACCTCGTAAAGAGATCCGAAGAAGAAATGTCGAAATCCAAACACTATAGCGACCAGTGTCTACAAGAGTTGAAAACGAAACTTTCCACTCTCGGTCTCTCTTTCGGAATGAGGGATTTCTAA
- the rplQ gene encoding 50S ribosomal protein L17, with amino-acid sequence MNKRNKVKHLNRNKGHRDALINNMITSLFKYERIESTQAKLKVIRSHAEKLITRAKKNLAVDLKPEIQLHNKREVMKRIKDREVVVKLFEDIAKRFETTNGGYTRVLKLVNRASDNSEVGILELTSKKDRASLLKEREEKRETQAKVREDKRTARKSGVTPAPVKKETAPKKEKEGKKK; translated from the coding sequence ATGAACAAAAGAAATAAAGTAAAACATTTAAACCGCAATAAAGGTCACAGAGATGCGCTGATCAATAACATGATCACAAGTCTTTTTAAGTATGAAAGAATTGAATCCACTCAAGCAAAATTGAAAGTGATTCGTTCTCACGCTGAAAAATTGATTACAAGAGCTAAGAAGAATCTCGCTGTCGATCTGAAACCGGAAATTCAACTTCACAACAAGCGTGAAGTTATGAAAAGAATCAAAGACCGTGAAGTCGTTGTAAAACTTTTCGAGGATATTGCGAAACGTTTTGAAACTACGAACGGTGGATATACTCGTGTTCTGAAACTTGTGAACAGAGCTTCTGACAATTCCGAAGTAGGGATTTTGGAACTCACTTCTAAGAAGGACAGAGCTTCTCTCTTGAAAGAAAGAGAAGAAAAACGCGAAACACAGGCGAAAGTCAGAGAAGACAAGAGAACCGCAAGAAAATCCGGTGTGACTCCTGCTCCTGTTAAAAAAGAAACGGCTCCTAAGAAAGAAAAAGAAGGAAAGAAGAAGTAA
- a CDS encoding LamG-like jellyroll fold domain-containing protein produces MNLFFKGKKTIEHLFVRIYKLTLFLPWVLLLFCQVACMDAKKISFDASNPAGLLLQIAVPNVISNSSANSPTSTFQADSDIHSVKLSWSSTATGASYKIYSATTSSVNISSPEITGTSTGITGSSFTHSGLGGGETHYYLLEVIQADGTKSYSSITQATTYYLPTDVSSLALWLNAEVGISKDTANKITTWQDQASSNVFTRYYANQEPYWLPNFRNQRPFVQMSNTEGRFFSSSGVPITGSSYTMLFVIEQNALSVATEGIIHLSGGGVSLYLKFYNGALEVNSGAGDFKSNAYATNVAHVLTMQFSGTGTTFYLNGNLQKSTANVYAAAGNNLTYLGVYGGGSGLDGRIAEGLIYNQGLSSADRIKTECYLGFKYGISVSHVCN; encoded by the coding sequence ATGAATTTGTTTTTCAAAGGTAAAAAGACGATCGAGCACCTTTTTGTGCGGATCTATAAACTTACTCTCTTCCTTCCTTGGGTTCTTCTTTTATTCTGTCAAGTGGCTTGTATGGACGCGAAAAAGATCAGCTTTGACGCAAGCAATCCCGCAGGTCTTTTGCTTCAGATCGCCGTTCCGAATGTAATTTCAAATTCTTCAGCGAATAGCCCGACTTCTACCTTTCAGGCGGATTCTGATATTCATTCCGTGAAACTTAGTTGGTCCTCAACTGCGACGGGTGCTTCGTATAAAATTTATTCCGCGACCACTTCTTCGGTAAACATATCGTCTCCCGAGATTACCGGAACTTCAACCGGGATTACCGGGAGTAGTTTTACACATTCCGGTTTGGGAGGGGGAGAAACGCACTATTATCTCCTGGAAGTCATTCAAGCCGATGGAACGAAGTCTTATTCTTCGATTACGCAAGCGACGACGTATTATCTTCCAACGGATGTTTCCAGTTTGGCGCTTTGGTTGAATGCAGAAGTCGGAATTTCAAAAGACACGGCTAACAAAATCACGACTTGGCAAGACCAAGCGAGCTCGAACGTCTTCACACGTTATTACGCGAATCAGGAACCCTATTGGCTTCCTAATTTTCGGAATCAAAGGCCGTTCGTTCAAATGAGCAACACTGAAGGTCGATTCTTTTCCAGTTCCGGTGTTCCGATTACCGGGAGTTCCTACACGATGCTCTTTGTGATCGAACAAAACGCGCTTTCAGTTGCGACGGAAGGAATTATTCATCTCTCCGGCGGAGGGGTCTCTTTGTATCTAAAATTCTATAACGGTGCCTTGGAAGTGAATAGCGGCGCCGGAGATTTTAAAAGCAACGCCTATGCTACCAACGTGGCTCATGTTCTTACGATGCAATTCTCGGGCACGGGAACTACTTTTTATTTGAACGGCAATTTACAGAAAAGCACGGCGAACGTATACGCCGCGGCGGGTAATAATCTAACTTATTTAGGCGTTTATGGCGGAGGATCCGGTCTTGATGGCAGGATCGCAGAAGGCTTGATCTACAACCAAGGGTTGAGTTCGGCAGACCGCATTAAGACAGAATGTTATCTTGGCTTTAAATACGGCATCTCCGTTTCTCATGTCTGTAATTGA
- a CDS encoding 1-acyl-sn-glycerol-3-phosphate acyltransferase, which translates to MAEKESSVGKWQKEFFENIHLFKRSGMTEEEAKKILQKFLYLSSVTPMPPVMDVFKEPNLLETVGVYTSPEQRSREFMMEFLSPIMKQFTVEGVDNLKLVQPLLGKYPITLISNHLSHLDAPAIFHQLYNCSPEGKAIAEQLVFIAGRLAYEPDFTRLGLYMFGTLLVCSKRDMADNPSLSDVMTKINMRAFRHSQKLQSDGKIVAIFPEGTRSRDGRLMPFVETVYHYVANKVIIPISLEKTDKILPTTSLLFNQVNGKLVIGKPVLVGELSRKHMETFPKDVEQLQFPEHGDKKQFLIDNLALLVGSNLNKHQHGTYRNLYKGDVTGKNILIKVPKEPEEKIVVIGASSMSIAVATLLANKDVLVYLYHPDQTYTEQCNTERRELKYYPLYKLPPNLIFTSDPEVLKTATLFIQGTNPWELINVYPEIQPFLNKNKAPFFNVVKGFTSTGLILDEVQTAFGLEDDRLGVIAGACYPDQIMERKISGFEIAASNASLIPRVQKLFTTGYIFPRPAKIPTDIKGVQLGGALKTIYALAMGIVEGYFTQTLGGNVDNSLFHLSNRFFSEMTEIGTKMGGQPETFQGLSGLTDFMLSCFGTDAKDRKTGYDIAYGSPSERMSNGFYGLKVMPNLMKITPETPVLAAAYEIVINKKNMSEIIERLEGRLARV; encoded by the coding sequence ATGGCTGAGAAAGAATCCAGCGTTGGGAAATGGCAGAAAGAATTTTTCGAAAACATTCACTTGTTCAAACGTTCCGGAATGACGGAAGAAGAAGCCAAGAAGATTCTCCAGAAGTTTTTATACTTATCCTCGGTAACCCCCATGCCTCCGGTAATGGACGTATTCAAAGAACCGAATCTTCTCGAAACGGTCGGAGTTTACACTTCTCCCGAACAAAGATCCAGAGAATTCATGATGGAATTTCTTTCTCCGATCATGAAACAGTTTACCGTGGAAGGCGTGGACAATCTCAAATTGGTCCAACCTCTTCTCGGGAAATATCCGATCACTCTGATTTCCAATCACCTTTCTCACCTCGATGCTCCCGCTATCTTTCATCAGCTCTATAACTGTTCTCCCGAAGGGAAAGCGATTGCGGAACAATTGGTTTTTATTGCGGGAAGACTCGCGTATGAACCGGACTTCACTCGTCTCGGTCTTTATATGTTCGGAACTCTTTTGGTTTGTTCGAAAAGAGATATGGCGGACAATCCGAGTCTTTCAGACGTGATGACGAAGATCAACATGAGAGCCTTTCGACATTCTCAAAAACTTCAGTCCGACGGAAAGATCGTCGCGATCTTTCCGGAAGGAACCCGTTCCAGAGACGGAAGACTCATGCCGTTCGTGGAAACGGTTTATCACTACGTCGCGAACAAGGTCATCATTCCGATCTCCTTAGAAAAGACGGACAAGATTCTTCCAACCACGAGCTTGTTGTTCAATCAGGTAAACGGTAAACTCGTAATCGGAAAACCGGTGTTAGTCGGAGAACTTTCCAGAAAACACATGGAAACGTTTCCGAAAGACGTGGAACAACTTCAGTTCCCGGAACACGGAGACAAAAAACAATTCCTCATCGATAACTTAGCGCTTTTGGTCGGTTCGAATCTAAACAAGCACCAGCACGGAACCTATCGAAACCTCTACAAAGGCGACGTTACGGGAAAGAATATTCTCATCAAGGTTCCGAAAGAACCTGAGGAAAAGATCGTCGTCATCGGAGCGAGTAGTATGTCGATCGCGGTCGCGACCTTACTCGCCAACAAAGACGTCTTGGTTTATCTCTATCATCCGGATCAAACCTATACGGAACAGTGCAACACGGAAAGAAGAGAATTGAAATACTATCCTCTCTACAAACTTCCACCGAATTTAATCTTCACTTCCGATCCGGAAGTTCTGAAAACCGCCACTCTTTTTATTCAAGGGACCAATCCTTGGGAGTTGATCAACGTCTATCCCGAGATTCAACCGTTCCTCAATAAGAACAAGGCTCCGTTTTTTAACGTAGTCAAAGGTTTTACGAGCACGGGTTTGATCTTGGACGAAGTACAGACTGCATTCGGATTGGAAGACGATCGATTGGGTGTGATTGCCGGAGCTTGTTATCCGGATCAGATCATGGAAAGAAAGATTTCGGGATTCGAAATCGCGGCGTCGAACGCGTCTTTGATTCCAAGAGTTCAAAAACTTTTTACTACGGGTTATATCTTTCCAAGGCCGGCGAAAATTCCGACAGATATCAAAGGGGTTCAGTTAGGCGGAGCTCTCAAAACGATCTACGCGCTTGCGATGGGAATCGTAGAAGGATACTTTACGCAAACCCTCGGAGGAAACGTAGACAACTCTCTCTTTCATCTTTCCAACCGATTCTTTTCCGAGATGACCGAAATCGGAACCAAGATGGGAGGACAACCGGAAACATTCCAAGGCCTCTCCGGACTGACTGACTTTATGCTTTCTTGTTTCGGAACCGATGCGAAAGACAGAAAAACCGGATATGATATCGCATACGGATCTCCTTCGGAAAGAATGTCCAACGGTTTTTACGGACTCAAAGTAATGCCGAATCTAATGAAGATCACGCCGGAAACACCGGTCCTCGCGGCGGCCTACGAAATCGTGATCAACAAAAAGAACATGAGCGAGATCATCGAAAGGCTAGAAGGAAGGCTCGCAAGAGTTTAA
- a CDS encoding ATP phosphoribosyltransferase regulatory subunit yields the protein MNQKLPEPSQKKWIPDGFHFLGPEDSKDRRILLETVSGVLKKKGYSEVFLPAFDYSSTFLQTVSAPDSSSLFRIRDLSGNEISPSIDLTVQAVKGMAGFSHQKENQNIFYVGRIFRETAKGSVSRKEVLQIGAESIGASGKENTLRILEELDEIVALLPLENELTLVLGNVNLFHSIVQEFSLSQSEIEILSALLYQKNVNEIERIFGSKKNHSTLIRLLNALVLNFSLDALKNSFNLDSLSDNLKKSLGIVLEETSWILKAWDSKKRKIDLCIDFSLLRDLNYYTGFVFQGYLQGSPDPVLTGGAYDHLYEMFSGVQKNASGYALVVNTLEASLKSPLSDLRS from the coding sequence ATGAATCAAAAACTCCCAGAACCCAGCCAGAAAAAATGGATCCCGGACGGGTTTCACTTCCTTGGTCCAGAAGACAGCAAAGACAGGCGCATCTTACTCGAGACCGTTTCGGGAGTTCTGAAAAAAAAAGGGTATTCCGAAGTATTCTTACCCGCATTCGATTACAGCTCGACCTTTCTTCAGACGGTTTCCGCTCCCGATTCTTCTTCTCTCTTCCGAATCCGAGATCTTTCCGGAAACGAAATCTCGCCGAGCATCGATTTAACGGTGCAAGCCGTAAAAGGAATGGCCGGTTTCTCGCACCAGAAAGAAAACCAGAACATCTTTTACGTGGGAAGAATTTTTAGAGAAACCGCCAAGGGGAGCGTATCGCGAAAAGAAGTTTTGCAGATCGGCGCGGAATCGATCGGCGCCTCGGGCAAAGAAAACACACTTCGGATTTTGGAAGAATTGGATGAGATCGTTGCCCTTCTTCCTCTTGAGAATGAATTGACCCTCGTTCTGGGAAACGTAAACCTCTTTCATTCCATCGTTCAGGAATTTTCTCTCAGTCAGAGCGAGATCGAAATTCTTTCAGCTTTGTTATATCAGAAAAACGTAAACGAGATCGAACGAATTTTCGGTAGCAAAAAAAATCATTCCACTCTCATCCGTTTGTTAAACGCACTCGTTCTCAACTTTAGCCTGGATGCTTTGAAGAATTCTTTCAATCTGGATTCTCTTTCCGATAATCTTAAAAAAAGTCTCGGGATCGTTTTGGAAGAAACCTCCTGGATTTTGAAAGCCTGGGATTCCAAAAAAAGAAAGATCGATCTTTGTATCGACTTCTCGCTTTTACGAGATTTGAATTATTATACCGGTTTTGTCTTTCAAGGTTATCTTCAGGGTTCTCCCGATCCGGTACTAACAGGCGGAGCCTACGATCATCTCTACGAAATGTTTTCCGGAGTTCAGAAGAACGCAAGCGGTTACGCGCTCGTGGTGAATACGTTAGAGGCATCCTTAAAATCCCCTCTTTCCGATCTTAGATCATGA